In a single window of the Terriglobus roseus genome:
- a CDS encoding TonB-dependent receptor, whose amino-acid sequence MRMGRFAFMLALSPAVAGVSLVAQSNTGSVTGTVADPSGAAVPNATVTITNPVSGLRRTATSDGAGHYTFSNLPYNRYHVEAAAAGFAAGTGDAQVRTGSPTTVDLKMVIGAASQEITVEAEDVLNTSAQQANTIDRDLFTKLPLVSTSSPLSSLVTLSTPGIASDSNGLFHPLGEHADTTFAIDGQPISDQQSRVFGNQPSPNIIQSVNVINGIAPAEYGDKTSLVVETTTRSGLGQLKPTGTVSMGYGSFGTFSPSLAFGVGGAKVGDFVSVDGFRSGRYLDSPELHPIHDIGNNQNIFNRADWHPTDKDALQLNTTFSRSWFQQPNQYDQPTQDQRGKIISFNIAPSWTHTINATSLFSMSPYLRQDNFHYYPSHDILDDSPVTLSQSRRLQNAGFKADYTMTKGIQTIKVGATIYHTFLSEGFGLGVTNATFNAPCNDANGNAVTDPTIRTQAQCGVGNNYVANDGYSAGLASYDLTRGGSLYTFKGRTDIKQEAFYVEDNITWHNLNLQLGGRVDNYNGLSRRSLVQPRLGVSYHLASTGTVFRLGYGKFFLTPYNENLLVSSSTGIGGLESTAGDAVAAVPLKPAARNQYNAGFEQAFSHFVVVNAEYFWKYTDRDFDFDTVLNSPLAFPIQWAKSKIDGLGVKVSIPNYHGFSAYSAIGHTRSRFFGPEVGGVLSNDPSINTSTVFRIDHDQAFQQSSNFQYQFKHGPYAGLTWRYESGMVAGAATDAATVLGFTPDQQAQIQLQCGNVKATLAAPITSCSANQLYSPLIKIPAPGTENDDRNPPRVAPRTLFDAQLGWDNVLHKDRYKTNVSITGSNLTNKVALYNFLSTFSGTHFVSPRTVTGQIALTF is encoded by the coding sequence ATGCGCATGGGCCGATTCGCCTTCATGCTTGCTCTGTCACCGGCCGTTGCCGGTGTTTCGCTTGTCGCTCAAAGCAACACAGGATCCGTGACAGGCACCGTCGCCGATCCCTCCGGCGCCGCTGTTCCGAACGCCACGGTCACCATCACCAATCCGGTCAGCGGCCTGCGCCGCACCGCGACCAGCGACGGCGCAGGACACTACACCTTCTCAAACCTGCCCTACAACCGCTACCACGTTGAGGCGGCCGCAGCCGGCTTTGCCGCAGGCACCGGCGATGCACAGGTGCGCACCGGATCGCCGACGACGGTCGATCTGAAGATGGTCATTGGCGCTGCCTCGCAGGAGATCACCGTCGAGGCAGAGGACGTGCTGAACACCAGCGCGCAGCAGGCCAATACCATTGACCGCGACCTGTTCACGAAGCTGCCTCTGGTCAGTACGTCTTCCCCGCTGTCGTCGCTGGTGACACTCAGCACGCCGGGCATCGCGTCGGATTCCAACGGTCTCTTCCATCCGCTGGGCGAGCACGCCGACACCACCTTTGCCATCGACGGCCAGCCCATCAGCGATCAGCAGAGCCGCGTCTTCGGCAACCAGCCCTCGCCCAACATCATCCAGTCGGTCAACGTGATCAACGGCATCGCCCCGGCCGAGTATGGCGACAAGACCAGCCTGGTCGTCGAGACGACGACACGCAGCGGCCTTGGCCAGTTGAAGCCGACGGGCACCGTCTCGATGGGGTACGGCAGTTTTGGAACGTTCTCGCCGTCCCTTGCCTTCGGCGTAGGCGGCGCGAAGGTCGGCGACTTCGTCTCCGTCGACGGCTTCCGCAGCGGACGTTACCTGGACAGCCCGGAGCTGCATCCGATCCACGACATCGGCAACAACCAGAACATCTTCAACCGTGCGGACTGGCACCCGACGGACAAGGATGCGCTGCAGTTGAACACGACCTTCTCGCGTTCGTGGTTTCAACAGCCGAACCAGTACGACCAGCCGACGCAGGATCAGCGCGGCAAGATCATCTCGTTCAACATCGCACCCTCCTGGACGCACACGATCAACGCGACCAGCCTGTTCAGCATGTCGCCATACCTGCGGCAGGATAACTTTCACTACTACCCCAGCCACGACATCCTGGATGATTCGCCGGTCACGCTGTCTCAATCGCGTCGCCTGCAGAACGCGGGTTTCAAGGCTGACTACACCATGACAAAGGGTATCCAGACCATCAAGGTGGGAGCGACGATCTATCACACGTTCCTGTCAGAGGGCTTTGGCCTGGGCGTGACGAACGCAACATTCAATGCGCCCTGCAACGACGCAAACGGCAACGCCGTGACCGATCCGACGATCCGGACACAGGCGCAGTGCGGTGTTGGAAATAACTACGTAGCGAATGATGGTTACAGCGCGGGCTTGGCCTCGTACGACCTGACGCGCGGTGGTTCGCTGTACACCTTCAAGGGACGCACGGATATCAAGCAGGAAGCTTTCTACGTGGAAGACAACATCACGTGGCACAACCTGAATCTGCAACTGGGCGGTCGCGTGGATAACTACAACGGCCTGAGCCGGCGGTCACTGGTGCAGCCACGCCTGGGTGTCAGCTATCACCTGGCTTCGACAGGCACCGTCTTCCGCCTGGGCTATGGCAAGTTCTTCCTGACGCCCTACAACGAGAACCTGCTGGTCAGCAGTTCCACGGGCATTGGTGGGCTGGAGAGCACGGCAGGCGATGCCGTGGCTGCCGTGCCTTTGAAGCCCGCAGCACGCAACCAGTACAACGCCGGCTTTGAACAGGCCTTCAGCCACTTCGTGGTTGTGAACGCGGAGTACTTCTGGAAGTACACCGATCGCGACTTTGACTTTGACACCGTGCTGAATTCGCCGCTTGCCTTCCCCATCCAGTGGGCGAAGTCGAAGATTGATGGACTGGGCGTGAAGGTCAGCATCCCGAACTATCATGGCTTCTCGGCTTATTCGGCGATTGGGCACACGCGTTCGCGCTTCTTCGGACCCGAGGTTGGCGGCGTGCTCTCGAACGATCCCAGCATCAACACCAGCACCGTTTTCCGTATCGATCATGACCAGGCATTCCAGCAGTCGAGCAACTTCCAATACCAGTTCAAGCATGGTCCCTACGCGGGTCTGACGTGGCGGTATGAGAGCGGCATGGTGGCAGGCGCGGCGACGGACGCGGCAACAGTGCTCGGTTTCACGCCCGACCAGCAGGCGCAGATCCAGTTGCAGTGCGGCAACGTGAAGGCGACGCTGGCAGCGCCGATCACAAGCTGCTCGGCAAACCAGTTGTACTCGCCGCTGATCAAAATCCCCGCACCGGGCACGGAGAACGACGACAGGAATCCACCGCGCGTGGCGCCTCGCACGCTGTTCGATGCGCAGCTTGGCTGGGACAACGTGCTGCATAAGGATCGATACAAGACCAACGTGTCCATCACCGGCAGCAACCTGACGAACAAGGTGGCGCTGTACAACTTCCTGTCGACGTTCAGCGGAACGCACTTTGTGAGCCCGCGCACGGTGACCGGACAGATTGCGTTGACGTTCTAG
- a CDS encoding amino acid transporter, whose translation MTFSDWLLADLRVPTPNVEHEAQNPWWRVMCLTGVDYFSTLGYQPGIAFLAAGVLSPLATLVLVLVTLFAALPVYRRVCKASPYGQGSVAMLQRLFPAWGGKIFVLVLLGFATTDFVITMTLSAADGANHLIHNPLMPGWMDHQMIVTLLILAILSGIFLKGFKEAIDVAVWLVGSYLVLNAIVVGAGFWEIIKHPAVLHHWRLAIGERHQSIPMMIGLSLLLFPKLALGLSGFETGVAVMPLIKADSEEERVRNARHLLVTAAAIMSVFLISTSIITTVLIPAKEFAEGGEANGRAMAWLAHHYAGNVLGTAYDVSTILILGFAGASAMAGLLNLIPRYLPKFGMAPEWARASRPLVLVFMGIATVVTILFHADVDAQGGAYATGVLVLITSASVAVMLSVWNTKLRWAFIATTAIFAYTTLANIVERPEGLKISSIFIGCILLSSFVSRALRSTELRITEVELDEAADSILAEDDDQLIRLVARGPELGDSVELLDVADWKVRRFHNLSDDECLFFFEVVRGDASDFSETLCVTGRRVGRHRILSAKSPVVANAIAGVLIYLERRTGKVPHVYFRWTQVSPAVNIMRFLFLGEGDTAPLTQEVLRKAIPQQERRPIVHVS comes from the coding sequence ATGACATTCTCAGACTGGCTGCTCGCCGATTTGCGCGTTCCTACGCCGAACGTTGAACATGAGGCGCAGAATCCGTGGTGGCGCGTGATGTGCCTCACCGGCGTCGACTACTTCTCGACGCTGGGATACCAGCCAGGCATTGCGTTCCTTGCCGCGGGCGTTCTGTCGCCGCTGGCCACGCTGGTTCTTGTTCTGGTGACGCTCTTCGCCGCACTGCCTGTCTACCGGCGCGTCTGCAAGGCGAGTCCGTATGGGCAGGGCTCCGTCGCCATGCTGCAGCGGCTTTTTCCCGCGTGGGGCGGCAAGATCTTCGTTCTGGTGCTGCTCGGCTTTGCAACGACTGATTTCGTGATCACGATGACGCTGTCCGCGGCGGATGGCGCGAACCACCTGATCCACAACCCGCTGATGCCGGGCTGGATGGATCACCAGATGATCGTGACGCTGCTGATCCTGGCGATTCTCAGCGGCATCTTTTTGAAGGGCTTCAAGGAAGCCATCGACGTCGCGGTCTGGCTCGTCGGCAGCTACCTGGTGCTGAACGCCATCGTGGTCGGCGCCGGCTTCTGGGAGATCATCAAGCACCCCGCTGTACTGCACCACTGGCGTCTCGCCATCGGCGAGCGGCACCAGAGCATCCCGATGATGATCGGCCTTTCACTGCTGCTGTTTCCCAAGCTGGCACTCGGTCTGTCCGGCTTTGAAACCGGCGTTGCGGTGATGCCGCTGATCAAGGCAGATTCGGAAGAAGAGCGCGTCCGCAACGCCCGGCACCTGCTGGTCACGGCGGCGGCGATCATGAGTGTCTTCCTGATCTCGACCAGCATCATTACGACCGTCCTGATTCCGGCGAAGGAGTTCGCCGAGGGCGGTGAGGCGAACGGCCGCGCGATGGCATGGCTGGCGCACCACTACGCCGGCAACGTCCTGGGCACAGCGTACGACGTCAGCACGATCCTGATCCTTGGCTTTGCCGGCGCAAGCGCAATGGCCGGCCTGCTGAACCTGATCCCGCGTTACCTGCCCAAGTTCGGCATGGCGCCTGAGTGGGCGCGAGCCTCGCGACCGCTGGTGCTGGTCTTCATGGGCATCGCGACGGTTGTCACGATCCTGTTTCACGCGGACGTCGATGCACAGGGCGGCGCGTATGCGACGGGTGTCCTCGTACTGATTACCTCGGCATCCGTCGCGGTGATGCTCAGTGTGTGGAACACCAAGCTGCGCTGGGCCTTCATCGCGACCACCGCAATCTTCGCTTACACGACACTCGCCAACATCGTGGAGCGGCCAGAAGGCCTGAAGATCTCGTCCATCTTCATCGGCTGCATCCTGCTGTCCTCATTCGTCTCGCGAGCGCTGCGGTCGACGGAACTCCGCATCACCGAGGTGGAACTGGACGAAGCGGCGGACTCCATCCTTGCCGAGGATGACGACCAACTCATTCGGCTGGTGGCTCGCGGACCCGAACTGGGCGATTCCGTTGAACTGCTGGACGTGGCCGACTGGAAAGTTCGTCGCTTCCACAACCTCAGCGACGACGAGTGCCTTTTCTTCTTCGAGGTCGTGCGCGGCGACGCCTCCGATTTCTCTGAGACGCTGTGCGTCACCGGCCGGCGTGTGGGCCGGCACCGCATCCTCAGCGCCAAGAGTCCCGTCGTCGCCAATGCCATCGCGGGCGTACTGATCTACCTGGAGCGCCGAACCGGCAAGGTGCCTCACGTGTACTTCCGGTGGACGCAGGTAAGTCCCGCCGTGAACATCATGCGATTCCTGTTCCTGGGCGAGGGCGATACGGCTCCGCTGACCCAGGAGGTCCTTCGCAAGGCAATCCCGCAGCAGGAGCGTCGCCCTATCGTGCATGTCAGCTAG
- a CDS encoding winged helix-turn-helix domain-containing protein produces MSQTIFLLEDDADISRLVRYHLEASGFTVQAFSNAGDVLPAAERKAPSLFLLDIMVPGGDGLDLCRRMRLNPALSSVPVIFLTALATESDRVHGLELGADDYITKPFGTRELLARVKAVLRRFERQEPTETLRVGEIEIDGSAMQLRVRGELVTTTATEFRLLDYLARHPGRVFSRDQLLDAVWGDARFVTPRSVDVYVRRIREKIEDDAEEPRYLKTMRGAGYRFERADKISQAAAVPSEAAVEPA; encoded by the coding sequence GTGAGTCAGACTATCTTTCTGCTGGAAGACGACGCGGACATCAGTCGGCTCGTTCGCTACCACCTGGAAGCTTCCGGCTTCACCGTGCAGGCGTTCTCGAACGCCGGCGATGTTCTGCCTGCAGCCGAACGCAAAGCACCGTCGCTGTTCCTGCTGGACATCATGGTTCCCGGCGGCGATGGCCTCGACCTCTGCCGTCGCATGCGCCTGAATCCCGCTCTCAGCAGCGTTCCCGTCATCTTCCTGACGGCGCTGGCGACCGAGAGCGACCGGGTACACGGTCTGGAACTGGGCGCGGACGACTACATCACCAAGCCGTTCGGCACACGGGAATTGCTGGCCCGCGTGAAGGCCGTTCTGCGGCGCTTCGAGCGCCAGGAACCAACCGAGACGCTGCGCGTTGGAGAGATCGAGATCGACGGCAGCGCCATGCAGCTGCGGGTGCGCGGTGAACTTGTCACAACGACAGCCACTGAGTTCCGCCTGCTGGACTATCTTGCCCGTCATCCCGGACGTGTCTTCAGCCGCGACCAGTTGCTGGACGCAGTCTGGGGCGATGCCCGCTTTGTGACGCCGCGTTCCGTCGATGTTTACGTTCGCCGCATCCGCGAGAAGATCGAAGATGACGCCGAAGAGCCGCGCTACCTGAAGACCATGCGCGGTGCGGGCTACCGCTTCGAGCGTGCGGATAAGATTTCGCAGGCTGCCGCTGTTCCCAGCGAAGCCGCTGTCGAACCCGCGTAG
- a CDS encoding sensor histidine kinase: MKRLLKHPLTHALLCFGFGALLIASIPRNPGFRWIAVMLYAATCLSSGLAVRRQFRIRANAAARGVAAIVGHHQSSTGTTLAPVLDLRNTVDGGGPIFDPILRAARDAREYIAAERARLEERGNQLEVLLEGMQDAVLGVDSAGRAQWSNGHMQRLMGRDTAGVSVRHGRALVHTFRDPALLASIQNTLDNGVITECRSESIVAGRIFQVHAAPLPGGGAVVVLHDNTQAEQMERTQRDFVANVSHELRTPLTSIVGYVETVLDHETLSVPAREFLDTVLKNASRMHRLTEDLLLLTRVERAENPLEPAPVESDQLLRDALSMVSGSTYAEGARLEIDGSTRRRVLADENAILQVLANLLENAVKYSTGIVVQPRVILSARETEGEVEFCVKDDGPGIASEHLPRIFERFYRVEKARSRATGGTGLGLSIARDLIEQHGGRIWVESALGEGSTFRFTLPFAD, encoded by the coding sequence GTGAAACGCCTCCTCAAGCATCCGCTGACACACGCGCTGCTATGCTTCGGCTTCGGCGCGCTGCTGATTGCGTCGATTCCTCGAAATCCGGGGTTCCGATGGATTGCCGTGATGCTCTACGCTGCCACGTGCCTCTCCAGCGGCCTTGCTGTTCGCAGGCAATTCCGCATCCGCGCCAATGCCGCAGCACGCGGCGTAGCCGCCATCGTCGGCCATCACCAAAGCTCCACCGGCACGACGCTCGCGCCAGTACTCGATCTGCGAAACACCGTCGACGGCGGCGGTCCGATCTTTGATCCGATCCTGCGCGCCGCACGCGACGCCAGGGAATACATCGCCGCAGAACGCGCCAGGCTGGAAGAGCGTGGCAATCAGCTTGAGGTCCTGCTCGAAGGCATGCAGGATGCTGTACTGGGTGTGGACTCAGCCGGACGCGCCCAGTGGAGTAACGGCCACATGCAGCGCCTGATGGGCCGCGACACTGCCGGCGTCTCCGTTCGGCACGGTCGTGCCCTGGTCCATACCTTCCGCGATCCCGCGTTGCTGGCGTCGATTCAGAACACGCTCGACAACGGCGTTATCACCGAATGCCGCAGCGAGTCCATCGTCGCAGGCCGCATCTTCCAGGTTCACGCGGCGCCATTGCCAGGCGGTGGCGCAGTCGTCGTTCTGCATGACAACACCCAGGCAGAGCAGATGGAACGGACGCAGCGTGACTTTGTCGCGAATGTTTCGCATGAACTGCGTACGCCGCTGACATCCATCGTCGGCTACGTCGAGACGGTGCTGGACCACGAGACACTCTCTGTTCCCGCACGTGAATTCCTCGACACCGTCCTGAAGAACGCTTCGCGCATGCATCGGCTCACGGAAGACCTGCTCTTGCTGACACGCGTCGAGCGCGCGGAGAATCCACTGGAGCCCGCGCCGGTTGAGTCTGACCAGTTGCTGCGCGATGCCCTCAGCATGGTCTCCGGTTCGACCTATGCGGAGGGTGCCCGGCTGGAGATTGACGGCAGCACGAGGCGCCGCGTGCTCGCCGATGAGAACGCGATCCTCCAGGTGTTGGCCAATCTGCTTGAGAATGCTGTGAAGTATTCGACCGGCATCGTAGTGCAACCGCGTGTGATCCTGTCTGCCAGAGAGACCGAAGGCGAGGTGGAGTTCTGCGTGAAAGACGATGGCCCAGGCATCGCGTCGGAGCATCTGCCGCGCATCTTCGAACGCTTCTACCGCGTTGAAAAGGCTCGGTCGCGGGCTACGGGTGGGACGGGACTCGGGCTCTCGATCGCGCGCGATCTCATTGAGCAGCATGGCGGCCGCATCTGGGTCGAAAGCGCGCTGGGCGAGGGGAGTACCTTCCGATTTACCCTTCCGTTCGCTGATTGA
- the phoU gene encoding phosphate signaling complex protein PhoU — protein sequence MRKRFHQSLDELKEKLLVMAGFSEQAIQRAIEAYRTRDGEMVELVRKSEPSINRLEREIDSTALDLLATEQPMAVDLRFILSVIRINADLERVGDLAVNIAVRVGETNALQPVDLPVDIPRLGTLAAAMIRKALEAFIDGDAEMAESVLALDDEVDRLNSAAFHALSRVIREQPAVTTQALNAMLIARNLERVGDHATNIAEDVIFWVKGNDIRHKMTAA from the coding sequence ATGAGGAAGCGTTTCCACCAATCTCTCGACGAACTGAAAGAGAAGCTGCTGGTCATGGCGGGCTTTTCCGAACAGGCGATTCAGCGTGCCATTGAGGCCTATCGCACTCGCGACGGCGAGATGGTAGAGCTCGTGCGTAAGTCGGAGCCATCGATCAACCGCCTCGAACGTGAGATCGACTCCACAGCATTGGATCTGCTGGCGACTGAGCAGCCCATGGCGGTTGACTTGCGCTTCATCCTGTCTGTGATCCGAATCAACGCTGACCTGGAACGCGTCGGCGATCTCGCCGTGAACATTGCCGTGCGTGTCGGCGAGACGAACGCGCTGCAGCCTGTTGATCTCCCGGTGGACATCCCACGGCTCGGGACACTGGCTGCTGCCATGATCCGCAAGGCCCTGGAAGCCTTCATTGATGGCGATGCGGAGATGGCAGAGAGCGTACTGGCGTTGGATGATGAGGTCGATCGTTTAAACTCGGCCGCCTTCCACGCTCTCTCCCGCGTCATTCGTGAGCAGCCCGCCGTCACCACGCAGGCGCTGAACGCGATGCTAATCGCCCGCAATCTGGAGCGCGTGGGAGACCACGCCACCAACATCGCAGAAGACGTCATCTTCTGGGTGAAGGGCAATGACATCCGCCACAAGATGACCGCAGCGTAA
- a CDS encoding UvrD-helicase domain-containing protein, with the protein MVIEFPTPMSDAAEREAALDVTTSCIVEAPAGSGKTGLLIQRFLKLLATVDEPAQVLALTFTNKATAEMQERVLAALSSTADGTAKADSDFARLTRQLAQAVLTRDAERGWRLLQRPQRLNIRTIDSLCGEIARSLPLLSGEAGVTRPMQDARPIYARAARAVMMQFGGEDEALNEAVRTVLLHRDGDLIFCERVLAEMLGTREQWGSLIPLGSHLTEEHLEHVTLPRLNASLERVVCGAMEELRDAFDEEALLEIAAITEQLAYADPYKDYPHPFRECGGMPVPPGCGPDQLRYWKAIAHALLTKDGWRASHNTNHVFAVVDAKAKARLKELIESIQSEELKDLLNIVRGFEGAVYPREQWEVAKALFRLLERALVELQLLFAREGVCDFTEIALAARTALKENAFEAQSALGAPLRHLLVDEMQDTSSGQYDLLQTLTSGWDGASQTVFLVGDPKQSIYLFRQARVDRFQGCMASGLLGEIQLSVLRLSSNFRSTRTLVEELNGAFTRIFPPHHAPEGDVEFHTATAAKDPVEGDGAQWHLRAIAPGDGLMENRRVRRRAVRQEARAIATVIRQWRARKGETSTIAVLTRARTHVTEIANTLRRAGIPYRAVDLESLSERQEVLDVMAVTRALLHPADRVAWVALLRAPWCGVELAHLHTLVAGDDRQHRGDALRPLLRQRTSLLPAPAASRVLRLLDVMDGALRHAGTAALADRVDRTWRSLGGDLCTDDVGRENVRQYLRVLDAMETDGEAVTLPALNRRVERLFAQTGHVANAVDIMTVHRAKGLEWDLVIVPGLHRPAGRDAFTALEWLEVANSDDVLLAPLPAKGGQAEAVLQYIRKRRRERVYLELKRLFYVAATRARVSLHLYGFPEARASDGAPTVKAGTLLKAAWPAASMEFRVDAIPEMETSPVHGIELVNDTFETGPLALAASADLEDVEPKTFRLPSFQRLPDGVDPIRSLHNSQPAMGSYLSLDAGTTRQRFARPQGTFGARAVGNAIHAFVERVTQAVAHYIAAGETPESALDHMAREVPQWSTAIHAMLRSGGLPPAAVERAAGTVERALLQMLRSTDGRWLLLQHRMSSNEAAWRSGEGTEMVRVRLDRSFFAGSKPGAAGEDTLWIVDFKTADRAAGEQDLFLAEERITYEQQLRAYAAMRLKTLPADTPIMLALFYPLMGRMISWQFTADDAPTSVEASDVGVSGGAITAEVEEVSTLTNSKGQFSLFG; encoded by the coding sequence GTGGTAATCGAGTTCCCGACACCGATGAGCGACGCCGCAGAGCGTGAAGCAGCGCTGGACGTCACGACTTCCTGCATTGTGGAAGCGCCCGCAGGCAGTGGCAAGACGGGCCTTCTGATCCAGCGCTTCCTGAAGCTGCTGGCCACCGTCGACGAGCCTGCACAAGTGCTGGCGCTTACCTTCACCAACAAAGCCACGGCCGAAATGCAGGAGCGTGTGCTGGCCGCGTTGAGCTCCACCGCGGATGGCACAGCCAAGGCTGACAGTGACTTTGCCCGGCTCACCAGGCAGCTGGCGCAGGCCGTATTGACACGCGATGCCGAGCGAGGATGGCGGCTGCTGCAACGGCCGCAGCGACTCAACATTCGCACCATCGATTCCCTGTGCGGAGAGATCGCCCGGTCACTTCCGCTGCTTTCCGGCGAGGCGGGCGTGACTCGTCCCATGCAGGATGCGCGCCCCATCTATGCTCGCGCGGCACGCGCCGTCATGATGCAGTTCGGCGGCGAAGACGAAGCACTGAACGAAGCGGTACGTACCGTCCTGCTGCATCGCGACGGGGACCTGATCTTCTGCGAGAGAGTGCTGGCAGAGATGCTGGGCACGCGCGAGCAATGGGGCAGCCTGATCCCACTGGGCAGTCACCTGACGGAGGAGCATCTTGAACACGTGACGCTGCCCCGCCTGAACGCCTCGTTGGAGCGCGTCGTCTGCGGTGCAATGGAAGAGCTGCGGGACGCCTTCGATGAAGAGGCGCTGCTGGAGATTGCCGCCATCACCGAGCAGCTTGCCTATGCAGATCCTTACAAGGACTATCCGCATCCGTTTCGGGAATGCGGCGGCATGCCCGTGCCTCCCGGCTGTGGCCCGGACCAGTTGCGGTACTGGAAGGCCATCGCACATGCCTTGCTGACCAAGGATGGCTGGCGCGCTTCGCACAATACGAACCACGTCTTCGCTGTTGTCGATGCAAAGGCTAAAGCGCGTCTGAAGGAGCTGATTGAATCGATTCAATCAGAAGAACTGAAGGACCTGTTGAATATTGTGCGCGGTTTTGAAGGCGCCGTGTATCCCCGCGAACAGTGGGAGGTCGCAAAGGCGCTCTTCCGCCTGTTGGAGCGCGCGCTGGTGGAGTTACAACTGCTCTTCGCGCGCGAGGGTGTTTGCGATTTCACGGAAATCGCGCTGGCTGCGCGGACTGCTCTGAAGGAGAACGCCTTTGAGGCGCAGAGTGCGCTTGGTGCTCCGCTGCGGCACCTGCTGGTGGACGAGATGCAGGACACCTCCTCGGGCCAGTACGACCTGCTCCAGACGCTCACCTCCGGATGGGATGGCGCAAGCCAGACCGTCTTCCTTGTCGGCGATCCGAAACAGTCGATCTACCTCTTCCGGCAGGCGCGCGTTGATCGCTTTCAAGGCTGCATGGCGTCTGGGCTGCTGGGCGAGATTCAGCTCAGCGTGTTGCGGCTATCGAGCAACTTCCGCTCCACACGAACGCTTGTCGAGGAACTGAATGGCGCCTTTACGCGCATCTTCCCGCCGCACCACGCGCCCGAGGGAGATGTGGAGTTCCACACGGCGACCGCAGCGAAGGATCCTGTCGAAGGCGATGGTGCGCAGTGGCATCTGAGGGCCATCGCGCCCGGCGACGGTCTCATGGAGAACCGACGCGTGCGGCGGCGTGCCGTGCGCCAGGAAGCCAGGGCGATTGCAACAGTCATTCGCCAGTGGCGGGCCCGAAAAGGCGAGACATCGACCATCGCGGTGCTGACCCGTGCGCGAACTCATGTCACGGAAATTGCCAACACGCTGCGCAGAGCGGGTATCCCTTACCGCGCCGTGGACCTTGAGAGTCTGTCCGAACGGCAGGAGGTGCTGGACGTGATGGCGGTGACGCGCGCGCTGCTGCATCCAGCCGATCGCGTTGCCTGGGTTGCGCTGCTGCGTGCACCGTGGTGTGGTGTGGAGCTCGCGCATCTGCACACGCTGGTAGCCGGCGATGATCGTCAACACCGCGGCGACGCGCTGCGTCCCTTGCTTCGTCAGCGTACATCGCTGCTGCCTGCGCCTGCCGCCTCACGGGTCCTTCGCTTGCTGGACGTCATGGACGGCGCCCTGCGTCACGCAGGTACAGCGGCGCTTGCGGACCGGGTGGACCGTACCTGGCGCTCACTGGGCGGCGACCTGTGCACCGATGACGTGGGTCGCGAGAATGTACGACAGTACCTGCGCGTTCTGGATGCGATGGAAACCGACGGCGAAGCCGTAACGCTGCCCGCACTGAACCGTCGCGTGGAGCGCCTGTTTGCCCAGACCGGCCATGTTGCAAACGCTGTCGACATCATGACAGTCCACCGCGCTAAGGGCCTTGAGTGGGATCTGGTGATAGTACCCGGTCTGCATCGCCCTGCGGGACGAGATGCCTTCACCGCGCTCGAGTGGCTGGAAGTTGCCAACTCGGACGATGTACTACTGGCGCCATTGCCTGCGAAGGGCGGCCAGGCAGAGGCCGTCCTGCAGTACATTCGCAAGCGCCGGCGCGAGCGCGTCTACCTCGAGTTGAAGCGGCTGTTCTACGTGGCTGCGACGCGTGCCCGTGTTTCGCTGCACCTTTACGGATTCCCGGAGGCGCGTGCGAGTGACGGCGCGCCGACCGTCAAAGCTGGGACACTTTTGAAAGCCGCATGGCCTGCGGCTTCCATGGAGTTCCGTGTTGATGCCATCCCCGAAATGGAGACATCTCCGGTACACGGCATCGAGCTGGTCAACGATACATTCGAGACGGGGCCGCTGGCACTTGCCGCATCTGCCGATCTTGAGGACGTGGAGCCGAAGACCTTTCGGCTACCGTCTTTCCAGAGATTGCCGGACGGCGTCGATCCAATCCGTTCCCTGCACAACTCCCAGCCCGCGATGGGGAGCTATCTGAGTCTCGACGCAGGCACGACACGTCAGCGATTCGCTCGGCCGCAGGGAACCTTTGGCGCCCGTGCCGTCGGCAATGCGATTCACGCCTTTGTAGAGCGAGTCACTCAGGCTGTCGCTCATTACATCGCCGCAGGCGAGACGCCAGAGAGCGCGCTGGATCATATGGCGCGTGAAGTGCCGCAATGGTCTACGGCTATTCACGCGATGCTTCGCTCGGGCGGTTTGCCGCCCGCTGCGGTGGAGCGTGCAGCTGGCACCGTGGAACGTGCGCTCCTCCAGATGCTGCGCAGCACGGACGGCAGGTGGCTGCTGCTGCAGCATCGCATGTCTTCTAATGAGGCGGCATGGCGTAGCGGTGAAGGTACCGAGATGGTTCGTGTACGTCTCGACCGCAGCTTCTTTGCTGGCAGCAAGCCGGGCGCTGCGGGAGAAGACACGCTCTGGATCGTGGACTTCAAGACTGCCGACCGTGCTGCCGGTGAGCAGGATCTTTTTCTGGCAGAAGAACGGATCACTTACGAACAGCAGCTGCGTGCGTATGCTGCGATGCGGCTGAAGACGTTGCCTGCGGACACACCGATCATGCTGGCGTTGTTCTATCCGTTAATGGGACGGATGATCTCGTGGCAGTTCACCGCCGACGATGCTCCAACGAGCGTTGAGGCTTCCGATGTTGGCGTTTCGGGCGGCGCGATCACAGCAGAGGTTGAAGAGGTTTCGACACTCACAAACAGCAAGGGACAATTCAGCCTATTTGGCTGA